The nucleotide sequence TACAAGTGTGGGGTGTGGTTTCATTGAAGGCAGGTGAAAATTGTAAGTCAAAACAAGCTGTTTGTTTTGACTCTAAACCGATTCTTCTGTGGTTGCAACAAAATGCAGAGGTAACAGAATATTTGTCTTTTGTCCGATACTGTCAAAGCTGAAGCTCGGTTTAGAGTTAAAACAAAAATTCCATCCCGAAACAACCATTTCTGAACAATTCCAACCCAATTCTGCAAATGTGAAAATGGACATTCTTTCACGATTGTGGAATTTGAGAGGTTGGTATGGCTTGATTGCCAGTGTGCAGGGTTCTTGTTTTAACTCTAAACCGATTCTTCTGTGGTAGCAACGAAATGCAGAAGTAACAGAATATTTGTCTTTTGTCCGATACTGTCAAAGCTGAAGCTCGGTTTAGAGTTAAAACAAAAATTCCACCCCGAAACAACCATTTCTGAACAATTCCAACCCAACCCTGCAAATGTGAAAAAGAACAATCTTTCACGATTGTGGAATTTGAGGGGTTGGTATGGCTTGATTGCCAGTGTGCAGGGTTCTTGTTTTAACTCACAATTTTTCAGATTTCAGACCAGCTAAAAAGCGGTTGTAAGTGAACTATAAGTGTGGGATGTGGTTTCATTGAAGGCAGATGAAAATTGTGAGTCAAAACAAGCTGTGTGCCTTTTCTGCTTGACAATCTTTTCGTGCTTTCTAAAAGAGAATTTATGCTGTTTTAATCAGTATTTATTTATATAAATTAGTTGAAATCCTGATTGCGTAGTAATGATAAGGAGCTTTTCAACTATAGGTGATATTAGCAAAGGGCGGATAAAGTTTCTAATTTTAAATAGCGCTAAGTGAATTTTGGTTTTAGCGTTTTATAAAAAGAGGTGAATTATTTTAAGTTCCAGTAAGTTGTGGGATTCCATAGCCCTGATAATGGCTTTACTGATTAGTTTGGTTTTAATTGCTTCGCTTACTCAGATAATTGTTGGTGGCTCAATATTTCATACTTTCAGTAAAGTAACTTTGCGGATTATCAATATTCTCTTCGGAATTTCCATTGTTTTCATTATTCTGATAGTGGTGATGGAAAATGGCTCTCCGGCAACTACTATGGCGTGGATCTTAGTGTTAATTTTTTTACCTGTCGTGGGTTTTATTTTGTATCTTTTTTTTGGTAGAAACTGGCGAAAAAAACGCTTATTTGGCAGAAAAGGTTATGCTGATACGCAAATTCTGCTCACTTATATTCAAAAACGCCCGATAAAAATTGAGAATGATTGGCAGAACGATTTAACTGCGAAATTGAACCGATTACTGGAAAATAACAGCAAGGCATCTTTAACCGTAAATAATACCGTAACTTTATATAACGATACAGTTTCAGCATTTAACGCAATGCTACAGGGAATAAGTGAAGCCAAACAATTCGTGCATTTGGAATACTTTTCCATCTATGCGGATGAAACAGGTTACACTTTGCAAAAAATGCTTATCCGGAAAGCGCTGGAAGGTGTTGAAATTCGTTTCATATATGATGATGTGGGATGCTGGATGCTGAAAAAGGAATTTAAACACGAATTGCGTAATGCAGGTGTGGAATTTGTTCCTTTTATGCCTGTTTGGATTCCCTTTCTAAACAGTCGCTTAAATTATCGTAATCATCGTAAACTGGTAATTGTAGATGGCAGAAAGGCATATTTAGGCGGTTTGAACATTGGCGATAAGTATTTAAGTAAAAAACGCTATTTTGGCTACTGGCGAGATTCTTTGGCGGAAATTGAAGGTCAGGCAGCTCTTGCTTTACAGGCAATTTTTTTAGCGGACTGGAATTTTGTAACCGGTAAGAATTTAATGCAGGAAGCGTTACTGGATAAATATCTTCCTCCCCCACAGGCAGATAAGCACAGATTTTTGCCGATGCAAATTGTGGCTAACGGACCCGATAGCGATTATGATAGTATTATGCAACTATATTTTGCCTGCATTACTTATGCTAAAAGCAGCATTCGTATTTCCACTCCCTATTTAATCCTGAATGAAAGTTTGCTGTCCGCGTTGAAAATAGCCGCTATCAGCAAAGTGAAAGTGCAAATTTTGGTGCCGGATAAACCAGACCACTTTCTGGTTTTTTGGGCTTCCCGCAGTTATTTTCAACAACTCTTGGAGGTGGGAGTGGAAATTTGGACCTATCAAAAGGGATTTAATCATTCCAAGGTCTTGATTATTGATGAAGAAGTATTGCTAATTGGAAGCGCTAATATGGATTTAAGAAGTTTTAACCAAAATTTTGAATTGGCTGCTACAATATATGATAAAACAGTTTGTGCTGAAGCGATAAAGCAGTTTGAGGAAGACCTGAATCACAGTAGTAAAATTAACCCGGCGGTTTTCAAACACCGCAGTATGTTTCAAAAGACCAAAGAATCCATCTGTCGTTTGGTTTCACCCTTATTATAGGATGCGCCGGGAGGAAATCCTCCGCAGCCATTTTTCGCTATCCGGTTCGTTAGCGAAAAGTTTTTAGTTAACGAAATAACCGGGGAAAAATTAACTGCAGGATGCCGTTATTCCTTAAAAAAAGGAGATAAAGTAATGAAATTCCTTCACTACCCGTTATCCGAAAATCTGGATACAATAGTTCGGGAACTTGCTAAACCTGATTCTATTCTTGTTTTTCCAACTTTAAGCGCGGCAAAAAAAGCGCAAAAAGATTTTTTAGCAAAGTGGGACCTTTCCTGGCGTCGTTTTTTCAGTATGGAAGAATTGCGCTCGGCTCTAATTTTGCCTGAACAGCCATTGCTTACTGATGATAAACGCTTACTTTGTCTTTATCTGGTGATGGATGAAAGCGAACGGCAAAATTTCAATATCTATAGTTACAGTGATATAGTTGATTGGGGAAGGCGTTTTTTTGATTTTTGGGAAGAACTGGGTGAGGAATGTGTTTCCCTTGAGGAATTGCAGGAAAAGGTAAATTCCGGAACCTTCTTTATGCAGGAATGGCAGAGTATTTATTTGCAAAAGATAATAACTATCCGCAGCAACTATTATAAATACATCTCCGCTTTAGGTTTCAGCGATGCTATTTTTTGTTTGAAGCCAGCTAATATTACAGTTCCCTGGCAGGGCTTAAACTTCTATTATATAAATCAATACTATTACAGTGCTTTGGAAAAGCAACAACTGAAAGCAATTGAAAAAGCAGGCAATAATGTTACCCTCGTTACTCACGGTTGGGAAATTCAAGGAGACCTGGATAACTGGAAAGAACAAGAGTTTTCGTTAGCAGAATCCTGGAACTCCTTACCGCAAAAACCTGTTATTAAAATGATAGAAACCGATAACGAAACACAAATGGCTTTGGCTTTTCTTTCCTGGAATCTGGAGCAGACCTGCCAAAATTGCGCGATTATTGACAGCAGCTTTCACTTAAAAAGTTACAGTCATTACTTCCCCGCAGAACATTTTGCTAAGCCGAATAACTATTCCTTCTGCGAAGGAAAGATATATAAAATGCTCGCTGCAATTTATGCCGGAATACAAGCTGTTAAAGCAAGCAGCGGCTTTCTACCTTTGAAGATATTGGCAAATTTCATTTCCGAGGACTGGTTTTGCTTTTATTTTTATGATGAGAGCTGCAATTTGGAACCCGCGGAATATATGGAACAATTACGCCTGGAGCTTAGCTTTTTAATTAACCGGGATTATCTTTATGTAGATTGTGCAATGTTTGGCACGGAGAAGAAACAGTTTCTGGGGTTGCTGGTGGAAGAATATTACCGTTTAATAAATGCTTTTAGCCAGGTGGGCAGGGTTGCAGAACTCTGCTCTTTGTTGGATAGTCCCCAGGGTTTACTATTGGATAAACTACTGGAAGATAACGAAAAGCAACTCACGGATATAATTCCTGTCTTCTGGGAACGGATGGCAAATTTCACTGCAACCGAAACCCTGGGCTTAATTAGTTCCTGGCAGCAAATTTTTACTGAGGAAAGTATTGGCTTAAATCTGCTGGATTTGCTTTTGAACTTTCTGAAGACAGCTAAAATAAGCTATAGTAGAAAAGAAATCTTATCTCCCGAATGGGAAATAAGCAATTTACTGGATACGCGTAATCGTAGTTTTTCCACCGTTGCTTTTTTGCAAATGATTGAAGGCAAAGTTCCTTCCAGTCCAACTCCCGTTTGGTTATTCAATGAAGCACAAAGAGCTAAATTGGGCTTGAAAACCTTTGATGATATAAGAAACTGGGAACGCTACTATTTCTTCCGTTTGCTTCTGTGTTCTGAACGGGCAGTTTGTTTCAGCTATGAAAATCAGGAATTTGCAATCATTCCCAGTTCCTTTTTAGGAGAACTGAAAGACCTGTTGCAAAATGACGAAACAGCTAAATTTCAAAAACGCAAAGTGACTGTTTCCCTGCCTGAGGTTTATAACTTTGAACTGAAGTGCGAACCAATTCCCCGGCTGGAAGATAGTGAATACTGTGCTGTAAATAAAGATATGGATGACGATTTCTTTATTATCCCTTCCGATCCTGTAGCAGATTTCACTACCAATAATATTTGTTTTACTGCGTCCGCGCTTATCCAGTTTCTTAAAAATCCCTTCCTTTGGTATGTGGAAAATAAAAGCAAAATCTATCTTCAGAATTGGGAAGCAGCTGAAACAATAAGCTATAAACTCTTCGGCAACATAATGCATACCTATTTTTCCACTACTTTGGCAGAGCTTAGCGGAATTCACGAAAGCTGGAACTGCCTGGATGATCTTTTCGGTAATAGCGAAAAACTGGAAAAACAATTAAAAAGCGTTATTGCTTCCGATAAGATGAAATACCAAATCCCGAAAAACTATAATGCCGATTTCCTGGGAGAAATTCTGGCAAAAAAACTGGCTCAGTCACTTTTCTTTTTCTATAATGACTGGCTGAAAAAAAAGGTGGAAGGAAGACGCTTCAAACTTATTCCGGAAACAGAAGAACAAACCAAAGAAGAAAAACTATGTAAACCACTGTCTTCTTTTCAATTGGGAAATAGGGATTATATTCTTTCCCTGCGCGGAAAAGCTGACCTTAGGATTGAGCTGGAAAATAAAGCTCTGATTGTGGACTTCAAAACCGGTAGTCATGACTACCGTCAGCTTTGTGTTTATGAATGGTGCTATTATCTCTTGGATGAGGTCTTGCCTCCGGATGCGGTTTCTTCCATCTTTTGGAATATTCTGGACCCCACGGATAGAACAGAAGGAGTGAATGAAGAAAAACGCAATAAGCTGAAACAACAAATATTGGAGAAAATTACAGATTGCCTGGAAAATGGCTATAGCACAATTACTAAGACAACAGATAGACAGCGCCTGAAAAATATTACCCGGGCAGATTTAATAGGTAAAAAAGGAGGTGACAAATGACCCCCAATAACTGTCGTATCATTTGTGCCAGCGCCGGAACCGGTAAAACCTACCGCCTTTCTGTGGAATACCTTTCGCTGATTCTGAAATATTACGGAAATAGCGAATTCTCTCTGGATAATATTCTGGTGCTAACCTTCACGCGTAAAGCCACAGCTGAAATTAGAGAACGCATCATCAAACACTTGGAACTGCTTCTTGCCACACCCGAAACGGAAGAAGAACAAAAAGAACAAAGAGAACTCCTGCAAAACCTGAGGATACTTAATAACCTTAAAGATACCCCCTTAAGCGAACAGGAAAAAAATCTGCTTCTTAGCGCCAGAAAAGAAATTATTTGTGATCAAAGTCATTTGCAGGTGATGACTATTGATTCTTACACAGGGCATATCTTTAGAAATATCGTGCGTCCTTTACGCAATATTGAACGCTACGAAATTGATACTCAAGCAGTGCAGAAAATTATGCCTTTCCTGCTTGACCATCTGATGCAACCGGAGCTCAGAACCCGTTTTGAAACCCTGCTAAGCAGAAAAGTAAGCCGATCTTTAGACGATTATACTTCGTTTTTCAGTTCTTTGATAGAACGGCGCTGGCTTTTTTATATGCTAACTATGAGAATAGCGGCTAATCCTTCGCTAAATAGAAATTTGTTGCTTAATAATCCCAAAACCGATGCGGAAAAATATAAACAAAACTTCCTGCAGGCAATGCAACAGCTTATTTCTCAAGTAAATGAAATTCGTTCTGCTGCAGGACATAGCAATTTGGAGGACTATTTTCTTAAGGATTTTAAAGCTCTGGCAGTGAAAGGAGCATTAACTCCAATTGAAATTATGCAGAACTTAAAAGAACTAACTCCCGATACTGCAGAAAAACTGCTTACTATAATGGATAAAAGTAATATCTGGAATAAACAAAAAATAAGCGTTAAGAAGTATAATGCGGAAAATATTGAGCTGCAACAAACGCAAGATGAAGCTAAACACGCATTAGCTGATTATCTGATGGTGGAATTGTATCTTCCCGAACAAGAGGAAATTTTAACTTTATGGGCAAGCGTTTTAAAAGAATATGACCGTCTGATATATCGTTATAAAAAGCTAACTTATGAAGATATAACCTGGTTTACTTTTGCAGCCCTCTTCAGTGAAGAACCTCCTTTTTTAGATCCTGCCAGTGCAGATTCCGCTACCGAATTTTATCAGTTCTTAAGCCATAGAACCCGTTTTTTACTGATTGACGAATTTCAGGATACCTCGCTTATCCAATTTAATGTCCTGAAACCTATCATTGAAGAAATCACAGCCGGAGAAGGTTCTAAACCCTTCGGGGGCTTGATTGTTGTGGGCGATGAAAAACAATCTATTTTCGGCTGGAGAGGTGGTGAAAGGGATTTATTATTGCATTTGAAAGATATTTTCCCCGCTCTAAGCGAGGTGGAAATTGAAGCACTGGAATTAAGCTATCGCTGCGGTCCAACTTTAATGGAATTTCTCAATAAAGTGTTTGCTAATGCCGAATTGCACAATTTACTGCAGGAAAAAGAAATGCAATGGAAATATAATCATATAGATAGTGCTGCTATTCAAGAAGAACCGGGAACTGAAATTGAATTTTGCCTGAAGAATTTCTCTACCTCTGCCACTAATGATAACGATAAAAATATCTATACCGATTTTGTGGAAAGAATGGTGAAACCTGCCTTGGAAAAAGATGCTTCCGGCTCCATCGCTATTTTATGTAGAACTAATGAAGAACTGGCAAAAATTCAACAGACCTTGGATAATAGCCAGATAACCAGTTTGTTCCAACCCAACAGATCTGTAATAAGCCATCATTTCGTTGCTCCTTTAATGTCCTGGCTGCGTTTTCTATCCTGGGGTGACTGGATAGATTTTATCGCATTTTTGCGTTCGGACTATGTGCTGATCAATACCAAAGTTTTGAAACAGACCTTAAATGTTATCTCCCGTATTATAGACCTTCAAAAGGATAGCGCCAGACCCGTAAAACCAAATTTTTCCGCTATTCCGGTAGTTAATGAATTCTATCAACTTTCCCTGAAACAGCAAAACAAACAGGCAACGGCAATTTGCCGGGAAATAATAGACCTCTGCTTACCTGACAAACAACCCAATGAAAGGGACTATTTGAATTTGCATCGCTTTCTGGATATTATGGCAACATACCAATTGACCTCAGCTGATAAAGGAACTTCTTTGCCTGACCTGCTGAACTATTT is from Candidatus Cloacimonas sp. and encodes:
- the cls gene encoding cardiolipin synthase, whose translation is MALLISLVLIASLTQIIVGGSIFHTFSKVTLRIINILFGISIVFIILIVVMENGSPATTMAWILVLIFLPVVGFILYLFFGRNWRKKRLFGRKGYADTQILLTYIQKRPIKIENDWQNDLTAKLNRLLENNSKASLTVNNTVTLYNDTVSAFNAMLQGISEAKQFVHLEYFSIYADETGYTLQKMLIRKALEGVEIRFIYDDVGCWMLKKEFKHELRNAGVEFVPFMPVWIPFLNSRLNYRNHRKLVIVDGRKAYLGGLNIGDKYLSKKRYFGYWRDSLAEIEGQAALALQAIFLADWNFVTGKNLMQEALLDKYLPPPQADKHRFLPMQIVANGPDSDYDSIMQLYFACITYAKSSIRISTPYLILNESLLSALKIAAISKVKVQILVPDKPDHFLVFWASRSYFQQLLEVGVEIWTYQKGFNHSKVLIIDEEVLLIGSANMDLRSFNQNFELAATIYDKTVCAEAIKQFEEDLNHSSKINPAVFKHRSMFQKTKESICRLVSPLL
- a CDS encoding PD-(D/E)XK nuclease family protein produces the protein MKFLHYPLSENLDTIVRELAKPDSILVFPTLSAAKKAQKDFLAKWDLSWRRFFSMEELRSALILPEQPLLTDDKRLLCLYLVMDESERQNFNIYSYSDIVDWGRRFFDFWEELGEECVSLEELQEKVNSGTFFMQEWQSIYLQKIITIRSNYYKYISALGFSDAIFCLKPANITVPWQGLNFYYINQYYYSALEKQQLKAIEKAGNNVTLVTHGWEIQGDLDNWKEQEFSLAESWNSLPQKPVIKMIETDNETQMALAFLSWNLEQTCQNCAIIDSSFHLKSYSHYFPAEHFAKPNNYSFCEGKIYKMLAAIYAGIQAVKASSGFLPLKILANFISEDWFCFYFYDESCNLEPAEYMEQLRLELSFLINRDYLYVDCAMFGTEKKQFLGLLVEEYYRLINAFSQVGRVAELCSLLDSPQGLLLDKLLEDNEKQLTDIIPVFWERMANFTATETLGLISSWQQIFTEESIGLNLLDLLLNFLKTAKISYSRKEILSPEWEISNLLDTRNRSFSTVAFLQMIEGKVPSSPTPVWLFNEAQRAKLGLKTFDDIRNWERYYFFRLLLCSERAVCFSYENQEFAIIPSSFLGELKDLLQNDETAKFQKRKVTVSLPEVYNFELKCEPIPRLEDSEYCAVNKDMDDDFFIIPSDPVADFTTNNICFTASALIQFLKNPFLWYVENKSKIYLQNWEAAETISYKLFGNIMHTYFSTTLAELSGIHESWNCLDDLFGNSEKLEKQLKSVIASDKMKYQIPKNYNADFLGEILAKKLAQSLFFFYNDWLKKKVEGRRFKLIPETEEQTKEEKLCKPLSSFQLGNRDYILSLRGKADLRIELENKALIVDFKTGSHDYRQLCVYEWCYYLLDEVLPPDAVSSIFWNILDPTDRTEGVNEEKRNKLKQQILEKITDCLENGYSTITKTTDRQRLKNITRADLIGKKGGDK
- a CDS encoding UvrD-helicase domain-containing protein translates to MTPNNCRIICASAGTGKTYRLSVEYLSLILKYYGNSEFSLDNILVLTFTRKATAEIRERIIKHLELLLATPETEEEQKEQRELLQNLRILNNLKDTPLSEQEKNLLLSARKEIICDQSHLQVMTIDSYTGHIFRNIVRPLRNIERYEIDTQAVQKIMPFLLDHLMQPELRTRFETLLSRKVSRSLDDYTSFFSSLIERRWLFYMLTMRIAANPSLNRNLLLNNPKTDAEKYKQNFLQAMQQLISQVNEIRSAAGHSNLEDYFLKDFKALAVKGALTPIEIMQNLKELTPDTAEKLLTIMDKSNIWNKQKISVKKYNAENIELQQTQDEAKHALADYLMVELYLPEQEEILTLWASVLKEYDRLIYRYKKLTYEDITWFTFAALFSEEPPFLDPASADSATEFYQFLSHRTRFLLIDEFQDTSLIQFNVLKPIIEEITAGEGSKPFGGLIVVGDEKQSIFGWRGGERDLLLHLKDIFPALSEVEIEALELSYRCGPTLMEFLNKVFANAELHNLLQEKEMQWKYNHIDSAAIQEEPGTEIEFCLKNFSTSATNDNDKNIYTDFVERMVKPALEKDASGSIAILCRTNEELAKIQQTLDNSQITSLFQPNRSVISHHFVAPLMSWLRFLSWGDWIDFIAFLRSDYVLINTKVLKQTLNVISRIIDLQKDSARPVKPNFSAIPVVNEFYQLSLKQQNKQATAICREIIDLCLPDKQPNERDYLNLHRFLDIMATYQLTSADKGTSLPDLLNYLQENAASDDFKQVSVNADNSLQLLTIHKSKGLQFKRVFVFYNFSGKHNESNNSLDWALEYEGKTFNHILDYGISLHYQKILKSSSYANLYLQAQKRKQLEEMNNLYVAFTRAKQKLHLYFGYTLKEGWDEYYNAHKDKNLPAVLCNAVLSYFQNTTPDEQGIYRQKGCLEENGKDTNAASKPPLNTAEQVNARFKICHQRTIAGDELVPKELPRVKDLKNYYLTERPNLIGDLLHFYLSFIIRNEAKEHQYALRRCLNRYGAILPVSQIEKLATRCQNVCTANPYLFTPGWNKIFTEQEIIFSGNVLRIDRLMVNTSEKEALIADYKSGDSYDPKQLSEYKTALTMLPVFKGYNINTRIVSI